Proteins encoded within one genomic window of Streptomyces sp. NBC_00523:
- a CDS encoding helix-turn-helix domain-containing protein — MTTVALDTGVGPLLRSWRERRRVSQLELALRAGSSARHISFIETGRSRPSEEMVLRLAEHLDVPVRERNALLVMAGYAPHYAETSLDDPAMGALRDGLDRLLRGYDPYPAFVVDGTYTVVAANQGMTRLLDGVPDHLLAPPLNAMRLTLHPEGLAPRIRNLRAWRADLLAQMERQIALVRSPELRALYEEVAGYPLPAGPDGDEDWQPPSSSVPFALPLVIEHEGHVLSFVASIATFNTPMDVTVAELAIETLLPADAETAAYLRSLVP, encoded by the coding sequence ATGACAACTGTCGCGCTCGACACGGGGGTAGGGCCGCTGCTGCGCAGCTGGCGGGAGCGGCGCCGGGTCAGTCAGCTGGAGCTCGCGCTGCGGGCCGGCTCCTCGGCCCGGCACATCTCGTTCATCGAGACGGGGCGCTCGCGCCCCAGCGAGGAGATGGTGCTGCGGCTCGCCGAGCACCTGGACGTGCCCGTACGGGAGCGCAACGCCCTGCTGGTGATGGCGGGTTACGCCCCGCACTACGCGGAGACCTCGCTCGACGACCCGGCGATGGGGGCGCTCCGGGACGGCCTCGACCGGCTGCTGCGGGGCTACGACCCGTATCCGGCGTTCGTCGTGGACGGGACGTACACCGTGGTGGCGGCCAATCAGGGGATGACCCGACTGCTCGACGGCGTACCGGACCACCTCCTGGCCCCGCCGCTGAACGCGATGCGGCTCACCCTGCACCCGGAGGGCCTGGCCCCGCGCATCCGGAACCTCCGCGCGTGGCGGGCGGACCTCCTCGCGCAGATGGAGCGCCAGATCGCGCTGGTCCGTTCGCCGGAGCTGCGCGCGCTGTACGAGGAGGTGGCGGGCTATCCGCTGCCGGCCGGGCCGGACGGGGACGAGGACTGGCAGCCGCCCTCGTCGTCGGTGCCGTTCGCCCTGCCGCTGGTCATCGAGCACGAGGGGCACGTGCTGTCGTTCGTCGCCTCGATCGCCACGTTCAACACGCCGATGGACGTGACGGTGGCCGAGCTGGCCATCGAGACGCTGCTGCCGGCCGACGCGGAAACCGCCGCGTATCTGCGCTCGCTGGTGCCCTGA
- a CDS encoding aldo/keto reductase, which translates to MSQVPSLTLNNGVEMPQLGFGVWQVPDDEATKAVATAIESGYRSIDTAAIYQNEAGTGKAIAASGVARDELFVTTKLWNSDQGYDSTLRAFDASLEKLGLDYVDLYLIHWPVPAKDAYVDTYRAFEKIHADGRAKAIGVSNFLPEHLERLLGETSVVPVLNQIELHPQLQQAESRALHAQHGILTEAWSPLGSGKGLLEVPTVVAVARKHNRTPAQAVLRWHLQTGNVVIPKSVTPSRIAENIDVFDFELDADDLAAFAALDEGKRLGPNPGEFNAGA; encoded by the coding sequence GTGAGCCAGGTCCCCTCCCTCACCCTCAACAACGGCGTCGAGATGCCCCAGCTCGGGTTCGGAGTCTGGCAGGTGCCGGACGACGAGGCGACGAAGGCGGTCGCCACCGCCATCGAGTCCGGGTACCGCAGCATCGACACCGCCGCGATCTACCAGAACGAGGCGGGCACGGGTAAGGCCATCGCCGCCTCGGGCGTCGCTCGTGACGAGCTGTTCGTGACCACCAAGCTGTGGAACAGCGACCAGGGCTACGACTCGACGCTGCGCGCCTTCGACGCCTCGCTGGAGAAGCTGGGCCTCGACTACGTGGACCTGTATCTGATCCACTGGCCGGTCCCGGCCAAGGACGCGTACGTCGACACCTACCGGGCGTTCGAGAAGATCCACGCCGACGGCCGGGCGAAGGCCATCGGCGTGTCGAACTTCCTCCCGGAGCACCTGGAGCGGCTGCTCGGTGAGACCTCCGTGGTGCCGGTGCTCAACCAGATCGAGCTGCACCCGCAGCTCCAGCAGGCCGAGTCCCGCGCCCTGCACGCCCAGCACGGCATCCTCACCGAGGCGTGGTCGCCGCTCGGTTCAGGCAAGGGCCTGCTGGAGGTCCCGACGGTCGTCGCGGTCGCCCGCAAGCACAACCGCACGCCCGCCCAGGCGGTGCTCCGCTGGCACCTCCAGACGGGCAACGTGGTGATCCCGAAGTCCGTGACCCCGTCGCGGATCGCGGAGAACATCGACGTGTTCGACTTCGAGCTCGACGCCGACGACCTGGCCGCCTTCGCGGCGCTGGACGAGGGCAAGCGGCTCGGCCCGAACCCGGGCGAGTTCAACGCCGGCGCCTGA
- a CDS encoding LysR family transcriptional regulator, producing the protein MELELRHLRTVRAIADTGSLTKAATALGLAQPALSAQLRRIEKALGGPLFERDHTGARATPLGELVLERARIVLPAVSELQEEAVRFANAMGTMERFRLGGTHGPLLGGLVDRLAAAHPAAPVSTYTSWSVAEVASQLVDGRLDFALIGTCGESAAPDADRLEWQVVGVDPVFVMLPETHPLADRAELELSELAEECWADVPGDGCFADCFVAACARAGFRPVSVYETDTSSVVHLVQVGRAVGLCRATFPPTPGVVTLPVAGAPLSWRHLLGWHPRSAAASAAAGAVSGHTRAAYAQAVERSESYARWLATHPRFGAAA; encoded by the coding sequence ATGGAGCTGGAGTTGCGCCATCTGCGAACCGTCCGTGCCATCGCCGACACGGGCAGCCTGACCAAGGCCGCCACCGCGCTGGGCCTCGCTCAGCCCGCGCTCAGCGCACAGCTGCGGCGGATCGAGAAGGCGCTCGGCGGCCCGCTCTTCGAGCGCGACCACACGGGCGCGCGGGCGACACCGCTGGGCGAACTGGTCCTGGAACGGGCCCGGATCGTGCTGCCCGCCGTCAGCGAACTCCAGGAGGAGGCCGTCCGGTTCGCCAACGCGATGGGGACCATGGAGCGGTTCCGGCTGGGTGGCACGCACGGCCCGCTGCTCGGCGGCCTCGTGGACCGGCTGGCCGCCGCGCACCCGGCGGCGCCGGTGTCCACGTACACCTCCTGGTCGGTGGCCGAGGTGGCCTCGCAACTGGTGGACGGGCGGCTCGACTTCGCGCTCATCGGGACCTGCGGCGAGAGCGCCGCGCCGGACGCGGACCGGCTGGAGTGGCAGGTCGTCGGGGTCGATCCGGTCTTCGTGATGCTGCCGGAGACCCATCCCCTGGCCGACCGGGCCGAGTTGGAGTTGTCCGAGCTGGCGGAGGAGTGCTGGGCGGACGTGCCGGGTGACGGCTGCTTCGCCGACTGCTTCGTGGCGGCGTGCGCGCGGGCCGGGTTCCGCCCGGTGTCGGTGTACGAGACGGACACCTCGTCCGTCGTCCACCTCGTCCAGGTGGGGCGCGCGGTGGGACTGTGCCGGGCGACGTTCCCGCCGACGCCGGGGGTGGTGACGCTGCCGGTCGCCGGGGCTCCGCTCAGCTGGCGCCATCTGCTGGGGTGGCATCCGCGCTCGGCCGCCGCGTCGGCGGCGGCCGGTGCGGTGAGCGGGCACACCCGGGCGGCGTACGCCCAGGCGGTGGAACGCAGCGAGAGCTACGCGCGCTGGCTCGCCACCCACCCCCGGTTCGGCGCCGCGGCGTGA
- a CDS encoding class I SAM-dependent methyltransferase — protein MLDYNQEATVYDATRGGLPRAEAAAAAVLGLVPDTARSLLDIGCGTGLVTGQIAAARPGLRVTGSDAAHGMAVVARQRVGAVVLADARRLPLPDAAVDAVSAVWLLHLLREPGAVPAVVAEAARVLRPGGVFVTTVDKDAAHDVGSDIDATFVPYLVPTPADGTDLVVARAAEGGLEVVGEASFTGHGQGRSPVSVARGVRRGYYASRLVLPGDAAGQLVRSLAALPDQDRKRADPEYRLLAFRRS, from the coding sequence ATGCTCGATTACAACCAAGAGGCCACGGTCTACGACGCCACGCGCGGCGGGCTGCCCCGCGCCGAGGCGGCGGCCGCCGCCGTGCTCGGCCTGGTGCCGGACACCGCGCGCTCCCTGCTGGACATCGGCTGCGGTACGGGCCTGGTCACCGGGCAGATCGCCGCCGCCCGGCCCGGGCTGCGGGTGACCGGCTCCGACGCCGCGCACGGCATGGCCGTGGTCGCCCGGCAGCGCGTCGGCGCCGTCGTGCTCGCCGACGCCCGGCGGCTGCCCCTTCCCGACGCGGCGGTCGACGCGGTCTCGGCCGTCTGGCTGCTGCATCTGCTGCGCGAACCGGGCGCGGTCCCGGCGGTGGTGGCCGAGGCGGCGCGCGTGCTGCGGCCGGGCGGGGTGTTCGTCACCACCGTCGACAAGGACGCCGCGCACGACGTGGGCAGCGACATCGACGCGACCTTCGTCCCGTACCTGGTGCCGACCCCGGCCGACGGTACGGACCTGGTCGTCGCCCGTGCGGCGGAAGGCGGCCTCGAAGTGGTGGGCGAGGCGTCCTTCACCGGGCACGGGCAGGGCCGCTCGCCGGTGAGCGTGGCACGCGGGGTCCGGCGGGGCTACTACGCCTCCCGCCTGGTCCTGCCGGGGGACGCCGCCGGACAGCTCGTCCGGAGTCTGGCCGCCCTGCCGGACCAGGACCGCAAACGGGCCGACCCGGAGTACCGGCTGCTGGCCTTCCGGCGCAGCTAG
- a CDS encoding AMP-dependent synthetase/ligase, whose translation MAAAPLVGGLADVVFDHADEDPHRIALGRKDADGNWQDVTSAAFRDEVLALAKGLIAHGVRFGDRVALMSRTRYEWTLFDFALWAVGAQSVPVYPTSSAEQVLWMLHDAEVSAVMVEHEDHAMTVASVIDRLPQLKRLWQLDAGAVAELVEAGAHVEDEVVHRHRRAVTPESVATVIYTSGTTGRPKGCVLTHANFMFEADTMAARWESVFHSRPGDEAVTLLFLPLAHVFGRMVEITAIRGRVKLGHQPELSAKALMPDLVSFRPTFILAVPYIFEKVFNAARRRAEAEGRAGPFDKAVDIAVKYAEAMEARAFGTGPGPSAGLRMQHQFFDKVVYKKVREAMGGRIRHAMSGGSGMERSLGLFFAGAGVTVYEGYGLTETTAAATANPPERTRYGTVGQPIPGSTVHIAEDGEVWVHGNHVFGGYLGDPKATDAVLNDGWLATGDLGSLDEDGYLTITGRKKEILVTSGGKSVSPAALEERVRAHPLVAQCIVVGNDRPYVAALVTVDQEAVEHWLTMQGRQQLSPGELVRDPDLEMEVRRAVVAANTAVSQAESIRTFRILAHQFSEQHGLLTPSLKLKRKAIEAAYETEVDALYR comes from the coding sequence ATGGCGGCCGCGCCCCTCGTGGGCGGCCTCGCCGACGTCGTGTTCGACCATGCCGACGAGGACCCGCACCGGATCGCGCTCGGCCGGAAAGACGCGGACGGGAACTGGCAGGACGTGACGTCGGCCGCGTTCCGTGACGAGGTGCTGGCGCTGGCCAAGGGGCTGATCGCGCACGGGGTGCGGTTCGGCGACCGGGTCGCCCTGATGTCGCGTACGCGCTACGAGTGGACCCTGTTCGACTTCGCGCTGTGGGCGGTGGGCGCCCAGTCGGTGCCGGTCTACCCGACGTCGTCGGCCGAGCAGGTGCTGTGGATGCTGCACGACGCCGAGGTGTCGGCGGTGATGGTGGAGCACGAGGACCACGCGATGACGGTGGCCTCGGTCATCGACCGGCTGCCGCAGCTGAAGCGGCTGTGGCAGCTGGACGCGGGAGCGGTCGCGGAGCTGGTCGAGGCGGGTGCGCACGTCGAGGACGAGGTGGTGCACCGGCACCGGCGGGCGGTGACCCCGGAGTCGGTGGCGACCGTCATCTACACCTCGGGCACCACGGGCCGCCCCAAGGGCTGCGTCCTCACGCACGCCAACTTCATGTTCGAGGCGGACACCATGGCCGCGCGCTGGGAGTCGGTGTTCCACTCCAGACCGGGCGACGAGGCGGTGACGCTGCTCTTCCTGCCGCTGGCGCACGTCTTCGGGCGGATGGTGGAGATCACCGCGATCCGGGGCCGGGTCAAGCTGGGGCACCAGCCGGAGCTGTCGGCGAAGGCCCTGATGCCGGACCTGGTCTCCTTCCGGCCGACGTTCATCCTGGCGGTGCCGTACATCTTCGAGAAGGTCTTCAACGCGGCCCGGCGCAGGGCGGAGGCGGAGGGCAGGGCGGGGCCGTTCGACAAGGCCGTCGACATCGCGGTGAAGTACGCGGAGGCGATGGAGGCCCGGGCCTTCGGCACCGGCCCGGGTCCTTCGGCCGGGCTGCGGATGCAGCACCAGTTCTTCGACAAGGTCGTGTACAAGAAGGTCCGCGAGGCGATGGGCGGCCGCATCCGGCACGCCATGTCGGGCGGCTCGGGCATGGAGCGCAGCCTCGGCCTGTTCTTCGCGGGCGCCGGGGTGACGGTGTACGAGGGGTACGGGCTGACCGAGACGACGGCGGCGGCCACCGCCAACCCGCCGGAGCGCACCCGGTACGGCACGGTCGGGCAGCCGATCCCCGGCAGCACGGTGCACATCGCGGAGGACGGCGAGGTGTGGGTGCACGGGAACCATGTGTTCGGCGGGTATCTCGGCGACCCGAAGGCGACCGACGCGGTGCTCAACGACGGCTGGCTGGCCACCGGGGACCTGGGGTCGCTGGACGAGGACGGCTATCTGACGATCACCGGGCGGAAGAAGGAGATCCTGGTGACGTCCGGCGGGAAGAGCGTGTCGCCGGCCGCCCTGGAGGAGCGGGTGCGGGCGCATCCGCTGGTGGCGCAGTGCATCGTGGTCGGCAACGACCGGCCCTATGTGGCGGCACTGGTCACCGTCGACCAGGAGGCGGTGGAGCACTGGCTGACGATGCAGGGGCGGCAGCAGCTGTCCCCGGGCGAGCTGGTGCGCGACCCGGACCTGGAGATGGAGGTGCGCCGGGCGGTGGTGGCGGCGAACACCGCGGTCTCGCAGGCCGAGTCCATCCGTACGTTCCGCATCCTGGCGCACCAGTTCAGCGAGCAGCACGGGCTGCTCACCCCATCGCTGAAGCTGAAGCGCAAGGCGATCGAGGCGGCGTACGAGACCGAGGTGGACGCGCTGTACCGCTGA
- a CDS encoding class I SAM-dependent methyltransferase: MSNHSGHGHDHDGHQGLHHEPSAHGHHHGGSEPDWDVMAPLLERNAELSSAQYTEAARWIAALPTAPKVRRVLDVGAGPGVVACLLAEVFPDAEVVAVDGTPALLERTRDRARRLGLDGRVTTLHATLPEELSALGEADLIWAGNTLHHIGDQRAVLAGFGGLLRPGGTVALVEGGLQPRQLPRDLGFGRPGIEARMEAAEAELFQEMRAELPDARREVENWAALFGVAGLTPQGTRSFLLDLPAPLGDAAREQVVADFTRRSGGLREHLDAEDLAVLDRLLDPEDPASLYRRPDVFLLLARTLHLGRRDA; this comes from the coding sequence ATGAGCAACCACTCCGGCCACGGCCACGACCACGACGGCCACCAGGGCCTGCACCACGAGCCCTCCGCGCACGGGCACCACCACGGCGGGTCCGAACCCGACTGGGACGTCATGGCCCCGCTCCTGGAGCGCAACGCCGAGCTCAGCAGCGCGCAGTACACCGAGGCGGCCCGCTGGATCGCCGCCCTGCCCACCGCCCCGAAGGTCCGCCGGGTCCTCGACGTCGGCGCGGGCCCCGGGGTGGTCGCCTGCCTGCTCGCCGAGGTCTTCCCGGACGCCGAGGTCGTCGCCGTCGACGGCACCCCCGCCCTCCTCGAACGCACCCGGGACCGGGCGCGCCGTCTCGGGCTCGACGGCCGCGTCACCACCCTGCACGCCACCCTCCCCGAAGAGCTGTCCGCCCTGGGCGAGGCCGACCTCATCTGGGCCGGGAACACCCTGCACCACATCGGCGACCAGCGCGCCGTGCTCGCCGGATTCGGCGGGCTGCTGCGCCCCGGCGGCACCGTCGCCCTGGTCGAGGGCGGGCTCCAGCCCCGGCAGCTGCCGCGCGACCTGGGCTTCGGCAGGCCCGGGATCGAGGCCCGGATGGAGGCCGCCGAGGCGGAGCTCTTCCAGGAGATGCGCGCCGAACTGCCTGACGCCCGGCGCGAGGTCGAGAACTGGGCGGCCCTGTTCGGAGTGGCCGGCCTCACCCCGCAGGGCACCCGCAGCTTCCTGCTCGACCTGCCCGCGCCCCTCGGCGACGCGGCCCGCGAACAGGTCGTCGCGGACTTCACCCGCCGCAGCGGCGGGCTGCGCGAGCACCTGGACGCCGAGGACCTCGCCGTGCTCGACCGGCTCCTCGACCCCGAGGACCCGGCATCCCTGTACCGCCGCCCGGACGTCTTCCTGCTCCTGGCCCGCACCCTGCACCTGGGCCGTCGTGACGCCTGA
- a CDS encoding 4a-hydroxytetrahydrobiopterin dehydratase: MPAAPLPQNEIEDRLRELPGWSLEGDRISRTYRLSSHFAAAALAMHVAAIQDELNHHSDLTLGYNTVALSVNSHDAGGKVTEKDLGLAARVAAVAPGHGAE; the protein is encoded by the coding sequence ATGCCCGCCGCACCGCTGCCGCAGAACGAGATCGAGGACCGGCTGCGCGAGCTGCCCGGCTGGTCGCTGGAGGGGGACAGGATCTCCCGCACCTACCGGCTGTCCTCGCACTTCGCCGCCGCCGCGCTCGCGATGCACGTCGCCGCGATCCAGGACGAGCTGAACCACCACAGCGACCTGACGCTCGGCTACAACACCGTCGCCCTCTCGGTGAACTCGCACGACGCGGGCGGCAAGGTCACCGAGAAGGACCTCGGCCTCGCCGCCCGCGTCGCGGCGGTGGCGCCCGGCCACGGGGCGGAGTAA